In Labilibaculum sp. DW002, one DNA window encodes the following:
- the rplS gene encoding 50S ribosomal protein L19, translated as MDLIKVAEQAFATNVELPEFGAGDTISVSYKIKEGNKERIQIFRGVVIQVKGTGSTKTFTIRKMSGNVGVERIIPLSSPFIDKIEVNKRGRVRRARIYYLRELTGKKARIKERRF; from the coding sequence ATGGATTTAATTAAAGTTGCTGAGCAAGCATTTGCTACTAACGTAGAGCTTCCTGAATTTGGAGCAGGAGACACAATTAGTGTTTCTTACAAAATTAAAGAGGGAAACAAAGAAAGAATTCAGATCTTTAGAGGTGTTGTTATCCAAGTTAAAGGTACTGGATCAACTAAGACTTTTACTATCCGTAAAATGTCTGGTAACGTTGGTGTAGAAAGAATTATTCCTTTAAGTTCTCCTTTTATCGACAAGATTGAAGTGAACAAAAGAGGTCGTGTTCGTAGAGCTAGAATTTACTACTTACGTGAGCTTACAGGTAAGAAAGCTAGAATTAAAGAAAGAAGATTCTAA
- a CDS encoding carboxypeptidase regulatory-like domain-containing protein produces the protein MRHFYLLIRLSISMCLSVIIFSCNESTVDPKLYGSISGTVTTSEEGLPMEGVSISTSPGTTSVSTDVEGKFLLDDVLVGDYSVSAKKEDYTGVNTSIKVGEGQEVVMQIIMQIAPDETLAPAETVYVTPIDATANLATEIELVWNNGETEKGDTLFFDVILYEDGEFEGDTIAEGIMDTTFVATNLKFETNYRWKVDASNRARYKTEGREWKFKTEDFPKNGYLFVKDTLGSKNIYSWDLADNHLIALTNLGGSEVNPRISPNEELIAYASNQTSAYHIYTMDAKGENVFKVTNDKSVASYHNNGNGFVWSPTGDQLLFGHYGELYSINYNGTGENKIANAPVDREFKSCDWTEHYNNTSQEKIAVLTQGEKPYDNEIYLMNTDGSDLFLLVDNLEGTLSNPHFSPDGTKVIFSLDSLFEDDNGRQLNAKIYSIDIDGTNITNLSGDDKLAGTNDLQARFTETGGKIVFMNVANDGEGEKSIWIMDIDGSNREKIITNGEMPDLYNP, from the coding sequence ATGCGACATTTCTACCTACTCATCAGACTTTCGATATCGATGTGTCTGTCTGTTATTATTTTTTCTTGTAATGAAAGCACGGTTGATCCAAAATTATATGGATCGATAAGTGGAACAGTGACTACTTCAGAAGAAGGTCTCCCAATGGAAGGGGTGAGCATCTCAACTAGTCCTGGAACAACTTCCGTTTCTACCGATGTTGAAGGGAAATTCTTATTGGATGATGTTTTGGTCGGAGATTATTCTGTCAGTGCTAAAAAGGAAGATTACACAGGCGTAAATACCAGTATTAAGGTTGGTGAAGGACAGGAAGTAGTGATGCAGATTATTATGCAAATTGCTCCCGATGAAACTTTAGCTCCAGCTGAGACGGTATATGTAACACCTATAGATGCTACTGCGAATTTAGCTACAGAAATAGAGTTGGTCTGGAATAATGGCGAAACCGAGAAGGGAGATACCTTATTTTTCGATGTAATCCTTTATGAAGATGGAGAGTTTGAAGGCGATACGATTGCTGAAGGAATTATGGATACAACATTTGTAGCAACAAATTTGAAATTCGAAACAAATTATCGATGGAAAGTTGATGCAAGTAATCGCGCTCGTTATAAAACAGAAGGTAGAGAATGGAAATTTAAAACGGAAGATTTTCCTAAAAACGGATATTTATTTGTTAAAGATACTTTGGGTAGTAAAAATATTTATTCTTGGGATTTAGCTGATAATCATTTAATAGCATTGACAAATCTTGGCGGCAGTGAGGTGAATCCGAGAATTTCTCCTAATGAAGAATTGATTGCATATGCATCAAATCAAACTAGTGCATACCATATTTACACTATGGATGCAAAAGGTGAAAATGTATTTAAAGTTACAAACGATAAGTCTGTTGCAAGTTATCACAACAATGGAAATGGATTTGTTTGGTCCCCTACGGGAGATCAGTTATTGTTTGGACACTATGGAGAGTTGTATAGTATTAATTACAATGGTACAGGTGAAAATAAAATTGCAAATGCTCCAGTTGATAGAGAATTTAAATCTTGTGATTGGACCGAACATTATAATAACACATCTCAGGAAAAAATTGCTGTTTTAACGCAAGGAGAGAAGCCATATGATAATGAAATCTACTTAATGAATACAGATGGGTCTGATTTGTTTTTGTTGGTTGACAATTTAGAAGGAACTTTGTCAAATCCACATTTTTCTCCAGATGGAACTAAAGTGATTTTTTCTCTAGATAGTTTATTTGAAGATGATAATGGACGACAATTAAATGCTAAAATTTATAGTATCGATATTGATGGTACGAACATAACAAACCTTTCAGGAGATGATAAGCTTGCTGGTACAAATGACCTACAAGCTCGTTTTACTGAAACGGGTGGTAAGATTGTATTTATGAATGTTGCCAATGATGGTGAGGGAGAAAAAAGTATTTGGATTATGGATATAGACGGTAGTAATAGAGAGAAAATTATTACTAATGGAGAAATGCCTGACTTGTATAATCCTTAA